The following DNA comes from Tachypleus tridentatus isolate NWPU-2018 chromosome 9, ASM421037v1, whole genome shotgun sequence.
ataagaaaaaaatagttaGTGATTTGTTTTATACAGGCTGTTCTAAAATTTAATAAGATTAAATTCATCACTATATTACAGGAGAATTGTAGAGTAATTAAAAAtgactaaaaatatgtttttttttcacttatttagGAATTTCAGAAAAATCTATATTCTAACATTAAGATTCGATACGTAAACATAAATCATGTTCTCTTACTCATTAGAGTCCCAATATCCTTTGTATTACTCTAATCGAAACCATTCTacagaaaagtatattttttgctGCTTTCCACTGACATATTACACAGGAAACAACCGAATACGTAAAGAAATCAATACATATAACTTACTGTGTTGTTCGACGTTCATCAGGAGCATGCCTTCTGAAGCTGTTAGGGTCTCTTGTATCCAACCTAACTGCTTCTGCTGGCGGCTGAGCTGTATCATCAGCCAGTCTTTCGGGGGCGGATCAAGTGCAGTGGTGGGTGACGGTAAGTCTTGAGAACCAAAAGAAGTATTCTCACCAAAATcgaatattatacaaattttagggTCAGTGATTTTCATCATACTTAGAGCTTGAGAAGGAAGACTGAGGCTACTCTCctgtaatttaaataaactgttcAGAGGATAATGTTTGTGGACGTTTCAGATATGATGATAATTGTTCAAGAAGTACCTTAAGAAGgatcaaacttattttttttagaaaaattataaagtaatgaTGCTATAATAACTGTTTTACAAATTGAGAGcggttaaaaacacaaaacataaatttgGAGGCGAAAAGATGTTTCTTTtggtaaagtgtgtatgtgtagataacacagaataaaaaagaaagtatcgaagagaaaaagaaaaattattaatatatgcaCTGTGAGGTAAATAGAAACACAATAGAAACAACAGTGGATAAATATAATCGCTTTCAAAAGTAGGGCACACAAGATGTTTAACCTGCAGAAATACCTACAAGTTTACCTTACACAAGCAAAGAAAGGAAAATTAgggaacatttatttaaaaaaaaatcaagtataataaatttgataacaaagaaaattcaaatttgaaagcaatacagaataaaaattaattagaatatatatgtatattgaaagAGAAATAGAAGAGCCAATTGAgggaaagaataataataaaataaatcatataaagaCGAAAAGGAAAGAAATGAGACTACACAAGGATTTATGTAAAAGTATGAACACTGATATATAttctgcacacacacacacacatatatatacatattgaagATGGGACAAACAGATAAACCGAAATGTGGAAAAGACAGCAACTACCAAATCATATATAAGCAGTAAGAgccagagaaaaaaaaatacagatatgGAAAGATGAGAGAAAATTTTAATGGTAAAATGTACAGAGAGAGAAAGACAAGCAAATGGAGAGAAGAAATTCAATTTTAATAGAAAACTGGATACTAAAATGTGAAAGTGTTCAAATGAgagatgaaaacaaacaataatgaaatataaaatttaggaAAAATACAAACAGAGTACGGGGggacaaacaaaaaaattcaaacgtTAAGCACTTAACGGTAAAAGTAGAATAAAGACAGTAAGCAGAAGAAACCATAAAAGCAGAACATGCcgataaaacaaagtaaaaccaaagtttgataaaactaaaaaaaaaaccaaataatgatgaaagtaaaataagattAGACCTACAACAAATGGAGataatctaatttttttatacaagCAAGACTAAAGGCTAGTAAATAAGATACTTtaccaatttttattttgtatttacatttaaatagttcGTCCTGTGAACaaaaaaatacgaaaatttaCTTACATGGTAAAACGGCATGAAACGGCTTATAAAGTGAGAaggaataataaaacaatctcGAACTTTCTGAACTGTGGAATCTTCCTGACGTTCATCGCCGGCTGCTGTTGAAGAAAAACGACGTGGCGGCCTTACATCACCTTTACGTTTGTGTACGTATTGTCCCAGTAATTGTTGCTGCGTTCTTTTAATATCGTGGTCTAACGTTGTTTCCGAAAATCTAGAAGTGAGATAACTTGAAGGTTTAAAGATATCCCCggcttttaattcaaaattatcttttgaTCTTCGCCATATTTTACGTCTGTTCTTATCCCTAGCCGAAAGTTCTGGGGATAGCATTGTTGGACTTTGGCAGAAAATATCAAAGTCGTCGTAGTCCGGACGAGAGTGTTCCCTACCCATCATGGAACTCTGAGTGTCTGGAATTCGACTTCTTGCTGAAAATTCCCTCTCACCAGGGTAGTAATCCCGCTGTAGGTGGTTAGATCGACCACCTGGATGCTGagaattgttttctttgtttcgtGACTTACCGTTGTTGCTTATAGGTGGCGCTTCTTGGACAAAGCCGGAAAAACCCGAACCTGTTCCGGTTTTGCGTTGTGATCCGGCCCTGTCCATATGGAAATAAACGTGAGTACTAAGATGCTTTGTAAAAGAGGCCATTAGCgttaatttaaaacactttcttaCCTCTAGTTTTCTTTGCACTGGCACACTATGAGAATCCATCAATGAAGTCAATGTCGCGGTAATTTATAAGGGCAATATGCTTCCAACCTTGCAAGACAGTCGAATACTATAATACTTACAGTTTTATCACGTATAGTGCCAGGAGGTAAGTATTTCACAGATATTCCATTCAAATTCATGTGGGACTTATAACTAACGTCTGTGTAGAGTACAAACTCGTGAAGAAAACAACGTCACAGTAGCTTGAAATTGACATTAAATATGGAAGTGGTTCAACGAGATTACCGAACTTAGTTTCTAActagatttatataatatttttcttgtttttactgATAAAGAATCGTGCCTTCTCGTTATCATAGgttgatttatgttttaaaacatagaacaaacaaacttctctcGTCGAGACATGAAGGTAGGAATAACGCGTAGCTCATGGTCGTCACGAGACAACGAATTCGCGTGTCTGGTA
Coding sequences within:
- the LOC143225589 gene encoding uncharacterized protein LOC143225589 isoform X2 — its product is MLQVYMDHFKSARAGSQRKTGTGSGFSGFVQEAPPISNNGKSRNKENNSQHPGGRSNHLQRDYYPGEREFSARSRIPDTQSSMMGREHSRPDYDDFDIFCQSPTMLSPELSARDKNRRKIWRRSKDNFELKAGDIFKPSSYLTSRFSETTLDHDIKRTQQQLLGQYVHKRKGDVRPPRRFSSTAAGDERQEDSTVQKVRDCFIIPSHFISRFMPFYHESSLSLPSQALSMMKITDPKICIIFDFGENTSFGSQDLPSPTTALDPPPKDWLMIQLSRQQKQLGWIQETLTASEGMLLMNVEQHSQFPFITYLVLNTNHSDPRRLVSELENNYLPSTCQDQLHHIAGYEEVATIARPPIDMLPKAPTTSKTGYIISAFRVFPGEDREKLERSWLMWTGARLIYKRLPRLLGLRRITFHKKICPERGITYVLLCECAALMERVTEACVFVDQLRARCCGYTALYRVVDIF
- the LOC143225589 gene encoding uncharacterized protein LOC143225589 isoform X1, whose product is MDSHSVPVQRKLEVRKCFKLTLMASFTKHLSTHVYFHMDRAGSQRKTGTGSGFSGFVQEAPPISNNGKSRNKENNSQHPGGRSNHLQRDYYPGEREFSARSRIPDTQSSMMGREHSRPDYDDFDIFCQSPTMLSPELSARDKNRRKIWRRSKDNFELKAGDIFKPSSYLTSRFSETTLDHDIKRTQQQLLGQYVHKRKGDVRPPRRFSSTAAGDERQEDSTVQKVRDCFIIPSHFISRFMPFYHESSLSLPSQALSMMKITDPKICIIFDFGENTSFGSQDLPSPTTALDPPPKDWLMIQLSRQQKQLGWIQETLTASEGMLLMNVEQHSQFPFITYLVLNTNHSDPRRLVSELENNYLPSTCQDQLHHIAGYEEVATIARPPIDMLPKAPTTSKTGYIISAFRVFPGEDREKLERSWLMWTGARLIYKRLPRLLGLRRITFHKKICPERGITYVLLCECAALMERVTEACVFVDQLRARCCGYTALYRVVDIF